Proteins from a single region of Coregonus clupeaformis isolate EN_2021a chromosome 19, ASM2061545v1, whole genome shotgun sequence:
- the LOC121531606 gene encoding calcium/calmodulin-dependent protein kinase type 1D, which yields MASDNGESVGGGSWKKNVDDIKKVFEFKEVLGTGAFSEVVMAREKVTGKMVAVKCIPKKALKGKETSIENEIAVLRKIKHENIVALEDIYESPNHLYLIMQLVSGGELFDRIVEKGFYTEMDASRLIKQVLDAVNYLHAMGIVHRDLKPENLLYYNPHDEAKIMISDFGLSKMEGTGDVMATACGTPGYVAPEVLAQKPYSKAVDCWSIGVIAYILLCGYPPFYDENDSKLFEQILKADYEFDAPYWDDISDSAKEFISSLMEKDPEKRFSCDQALAHPWIAGDTALCKNIHESVSRQMRKNFAKSKWRQAFNATAVIRHMRRLQLGSSLGSSMSMDQPGHKSMPAKSMSVDCAPLSHKDGRPQPLSTLPPLPPSPAACSAPISIGVEPQVEPQVVAPAAAVETPRPRPSTVTTIHTGTK from the exons tgGTGCATTCTCGGAGGTGGTCATGGCCAGGGAGAAGGTCACAGGGAAGATGGTTGCAGTGAAGTGTATCCCTAAGAAAGCACTGAAGGGGAAGGAGACCAGCATCGAGAACGAAATTGCCGTGCTAAGGAA GATAAAACATGAGAACATTGTGGCTTTGGAGGACATCTATGAGAGCCCCAACCACCTATACCTCATCATGCAGTT GGTGTCTGGTGGTGAGTTGTTTGACCGCATCGTAGAGAAGGGCTTCTACACAGAGATGGACGCCAGCAGACTCATTAAACAGGTGCTGGATGCTGTCAACTACCTCCACGCCATGGGCATTGTACACAGAGACCTCAAG CCAGAGAACCTTCTCTACTACAACCCCCATGATGAGGCTAAGATCATGATCAGTGACTTTGGTCTGTCTAAGATGGAGGGGACAGGAGACGTGATGGCTACAGCCTGTGGGACACCAGGATATGTGG CCCCAGAGGTTCTGGCTCAGAAGCCCTACAGCAAAGCAGTGGACTGCTGGTCTATCGGAGTCATCGCTTACATTCT GTTGTGTGGATACCCTCCGTTCTATGATGAAAATGACTCCAAGCTCTTTGAGCAGATACTCAAGGCCGACTATGAGTTTGATGCACCGTATTGGGATGATATATCTGATTCag CCAAAGAGTTCATCAGTTCTCTGATGGAGAAGGATCCAGAGAAGAGATTCAGCTGTGACCAGGCTCTAGCCCACCCCTG GATTGCTGGGGACACGGCTCTCTGCAAGAACATCCATGAATCAGTCAGTCGGCAGATGAGGAAAAACTTTGCCAAAAGCAAATGGAGG CAAGCGTTTAACGCCACAGCAGTGATCCGTCATATGAGGCGTCTCCAGTTGGGCAGTAGTCTGGGAAGCAGTATGAGTATGGATCAACCGGGACATAAGTCTATGCCAGCCAAGAGCATGTCTGTAGACTGTGCCCCCCTCTCACACAAAGACG gTCGTCCACAACCTCTGTCCACTCTGCCTCCTCTGCCCCCCTCCCCTGCAGCCTGCAGCGCCCCCATTAGCATCGGAGTGGAACCACAAGTAGAACCACAGGTGGTGGCCCCAGCGGCAGCGGTGGAGACGCCCCGGCCACGCCCCTCCACAGTCACCACCATCCACACGGGGACTAAATGA